From one Streptomyces spiramyceticus genomic stretch:
- a CDS encoding acyl-CoA dehydrogenase family protein, whose protein sequence is MAGSPDFDLYRLSEEHDMLRDAVRSLAEAKIAPYAAEVDEDARFPQEALDALITSDLAAIHVPEAYGGAGADALSTVIVIEEVARVCASSSLIPAVNKLGSLPVILSGSEELKKKYMTPLAKGEGMFSYALSEPDAGSDAAGMKTKAVRDGDFWVLNGVKRWITNAGVSEYYTVMAVTDPTKRSKGISAFVVEKSDEGVSFGAPEKKLGIKGSPTREVYLDNVRIPADRMIGEEGTGFATAMKTLDHTRITIAAQALGIAQGALDYAKGYVQERKQFGKPIGDFQGVQFMLADMAMKLEAARQLTYAAAAKSERVDADLTFFGAAAKCYASDAAMEITTDAVQLLGGYGYTRDYPVERMMRDAKITQIYEGTNQVQRIVMARNLP, encoded by the coding sequence TTGGCAGGTTCGCCCGATTTCGACCTGTACCGCCTGTCCGAAGAGCACGACATGCTCCGTGACGCGGTGCGCTCGCTCGCCGAGGCGAAGATCGCGCCGTACGCCGCAGAAGTCGACGAGGACGCCCGCTTCCCGCAGGAGGCGCTCGACGCCCTGATCACCTCCGACCTCGCCGCCATCCACGTCCCCGAGGCCTATGGCGGCGCCGGCGCCGATGCCCTCTCCACGGTCATCGTGATCGAAGAGGTCGCGCGTGTCTGCGCCTCCTCCTCGCTGATCCCGGCCGTGAACAAGCTCGGCTCGCTCCCGGTGATCCTCTCCGGCAGCGAAGAGCTGAAGAAGAAGTACATGACCCCGCTCGCCAAGGGCGAAGGCATGTTCTCGTACGCCCTCTCCGAGCCGGACGCGGGCTCCGACGCCGCGGGCATGAAGACCAAGGCCGTCCGCGACGGCGACTTCTGGGTCCTCAACGGCGTGAAGCGCTGGATCACCAACGCGGGCGTCAGCGAGTACTACACGGTGATGGCCGTCACCGACCCGACCAAGCGCTCCAAGGGCATCAGCGCCTTCGTCGTCGAGAAGTCCGACGAGGGCGTCTCCTTCGGCGCCCCGGAGAAGAAGCTCGGCATCAAGGGCTCCCCGACCCGCGAGGTCTACCTCGACAACGTCCGTATCCCCGCCGACCGCATGATCGGCGAGGAGGGCACCGGCTTCGCCACGGCGATGAAGACGCTGGACCACACCCGCATCACGATCGCGGCGCAGGCACTCGGCATCGCGCAGGGCGCTCTCGACTACGCCAAGGGTTACGTCCAGGAGCGCAAGCAGTTCGGCAAGCCGATCGGCGACTTCCAGGGCGTGCAGTTCATGCTCGCCGACATGGCGATGAAGCTGGAGGCGGCTCGCCAGCTGACGTACGCGGCCGCCGCGAAGTCCGAGCGCGTCGACGCCGACCTCACGTTCTTCGGCGCCGCGGCCAAGTGCTACGCCTCCGACGCCGCCATGGAGATCACCACCGACGCGGTCCAGCTGCTCGGCGGCTACGGCTACACGCGTGACTACCCGGTCGAGCGCATGATGCGCGACGCCAAGATCACCCAGATTTACGAAGGCACGAACCAGGTCCAGCGCATCGTGATGGCCAGGAACCTTCCGTAG
- a CDS encoding UDP-glucose dehydrogenase family protein, translated as MALKITVIGTGYLGATHAAAMAELGFEVLGLDIVPEKIEMLSAGKVPMYEPGLEELLRKHVAGIEGSSGRLRFTTSWEEVGEFGDVHFVCVNTPQKRGEYACDMSYVDSAFESLAPRLTRPALVVGKSTVPVGSAARLAARLAELAPVGEDAELAWNPEFLREGFAVQDTLHPDRIVAGVESERAEKLLREVYAGPVQEGSPFVVTDFPTAELVKTSANSFLATKISFINAMAEVCEAADGDVLKLAEAIGYDERIGKKFLRAGIGFGGGCLPKDIRAFMARAGELGADQALTFLREVDSINMRRRGHMVELAREALGGNGFLGKRVAVLGATFKPDSDDVRDSPALNVAGQIHLQGGQVTVYDPKGIENARRIFPTLAYADSALEAVRGADVVLHLTEWREFRDLDPAELGAVASERLILDGRNALDPARWREAGWTYRAMGRPQA; from the coding sequence ATGGCCCTCAAGATCACCGTGATCGGCACCGGCTACCTCGGCGCCACGCACGCCGCGGCCATGGCTGAACTGGGCTTCGAAGTCCTCGGCCTCGACATCGTGCCCGAGAAGATCGAGATGCTGTCGGCCGGCAAGGTCCCGATGTACGAGCCGGGGCTGGAAGAGCTGCTGCGCAAGCACGTCGCGGGGATCGAGGGGTCGAGCGGGCGGCTGCGCTTCACCACGTCGTGGGAAGAGGTCGGCGAGTTCGGCGACGTGCACTTCGTGTGCGTGAATACGCCGCAGAAGCGCGGCGAGTACGCGTGCGACATGAGTTACGTCGACTCCGCCTTCGAATCGCTCGCGCCCCGGCTGACCCGGCCCGCGCTCGTCGTCGGCAAGTCGACCGTCCCAGTCGGTAGCGCGGCCCGCCTCGCGGCCCGGCTCGCGGAGCTGGCGCCGGTGGGCGAGGACGCGGAGCTGGCGTGGAACCCGGAATTCCTGCGGGAGGGCTTCGCCGTACAGGACACGCTGCATCCCGACCGGATCGTGGCGGGTGTCGAGAGCGAGCGCGCGGAGAAGCTGCTGCGCGAGGTGTACGCGGGGCCGGTGCAGGAGGGGTCGCCGTTCGTGGTGACGGACTTCCCCACGGCGGAGCTCGTGAAGACCTCCGCGAACTCCTTCCTGGCGACGAAGATCTCCTTCATCAACGCCATGGCCGAGGTCTGCGAGGCGGCCGACGGCGACGTGTTGAAGCTGGCCGAGGCGATCGGGTACGACGAGCGGATCGGGAAGAAGTTCCTGCGCGCGGGGATCGGCTTCGGCGGGGGCTGCCTGCCGAAGGACATCCGGGCGTTCATGGCGCGGGCGGGTGAGCTGGGCGCGGACCAGGCGCTGACGTTCCTGCGTGAGGTCGACTCCATCAACATGCGGCGCCGCGGCCACATGGTCGAGCTGGCGCGCGAGGCGCTGGGGGGCAATGGCTTCCTGGGCAAGCGGGTGGCGGTGCTGGGTGCGACGTTCAAGCCGGACTCGGACGACGTACGGGATTCCCCGGCGCTGAATGTCGCCGGACAGATCCACCTCCAGGGCGGCCAGGTCACGGTCTACGACCCCAAGGGCATCGAGAACGCCCGCCGGATCTTCCCCACGCTCGCCTACGCCGACTCCGCGCTGGAGGCAGTGCGCGGCGCGGATGTGGTCCTGCACCTGACGGAGTGGCGCGAGTTCCGCGACCTGGACCCGGCGGAGCTGGGCGCAGTGGCGTCGGAGCGGCTGATCCTCGACGGCCGCAACGCACTCGACCCCGCGCGCTGGCGCGAGGCGGGCTGGACGTACCGGGCGATGGGGCGGCCTCAGGCGTAG
- a CDS encoding dipeptidase — MADLQDDPHTSPPSDTASVGELDPVQRTDMPEPTQSVQDQERAPERPVESDVDVLGRARALLADHPVADGYNGLGWTLRRRPWHDLQLGESTLDTDIPRLRTGGVGAQFWSLHVPVEYTGDRAVSATLEQIDLVRSFVAGYPEGLRLALGPGDMTDARNCGRIASFLGPVSGHALGDSLGTLRAYHALGVRSLGFAGTDWAGGAGDGLTVFGQEVVREMNRLGVLIDLAGTSSDTVHSVLSISRAPVLFSRSAARALADHPANVPDDVLRALGPDRGVCLVSFAPEQIGAAPSVRKVADHLDHVREVAGAQCVGLSGMYGAGLPHADELTDASSYPRVVAELLDRGWDETDIALLTWGNVARAVRDAEFTARAARHRPNAS; from the coding sequence ATGGCAGATCTGCAGGACGATCCGCACACGTCCCCTCCCTCCGACACGGCCTCGGTCGGCGAACTCGATCCTGTGCAGCGGACGGACATGCCCGAGCCCACGCAGTCCGTGCAGGATCAGGAGCGGGCGCCCGAGCGACCTGTGGAGTCTGACGTCGACGTCCTCGGTCGTGCCCGCGCGCTCCTCGCCGACCACCCCGTCGCCGACGGGTACAACGGCCTCGGCTGGACACTCAGGCGCCGCCCCTGGCACGACCTCCAACTCGGCGAGAGCACCCTGGACACCGACATTCCGCGCCTGCGGACCGGCGGCGTCGGCGCGCAGTTCTGGTCGCTGCATGTGCCTGTCGAGTACACCGGCGACCGTGCGGTCAGCGCCACCCTCGAACAGATCGACCTGGTCAGGTCGTTCGTAGCGGGCTACCCCGAAGGCCTGCGCCTGGCGCTCGGCCCGGGCGACATGACGGATGCCCGCAATTGCGGCCGCATCGCATCCTTCCTCGGCCCCGTCTCGGGCCACGCGCTCGGCGACTCCCTGGGCACGCTCCGGGCGTACCACGCCCTGGGCGTACGCAGTCTGGGGTTTGCGGGCACGGATTGGGCGGGCGGGGCGGGGGACGGGCTGACCGTGTTCGGCCAGGAGGTCGTACGGGAGATGAACCGCCTCGGCGTACTCATCGACCTGGCCGGCACCTCCTCCGACACCGTGCACAGCGTGCTGTCGATCAGCCGCGCCCCCGTCCTCTTCTCGCGCTCGGCCGCCCGCGCCCTCGCCGACCATCCGGCGAACGTCCCCGACGACGTACTGCGTGCGCTCGGCCCCGACAGGGGTGTGTGCCTGGTCAGTTTTGCCCCCGAACAGATCGGCGCCGCCCCGTCCGTCCGTAAGGTGGCGGACCACCTCGACCATGTGCGGGAGGTGGCGGGCGCGCAGTGCGTGGGGCTCAGCGGGATGTACGGGGCGGGCCTGCCGCACGCCGACGAGCTCACGGACGCCTCCAGCTACCCACGGGTCGTGGCGGAGCTGCTGGACCGTGGCTGGGACGAGACGGACATCGCGCTGCTGACGTGGGGCAATGTGGCACGCGCGGTACGGGACGCGGAGTTCACCGCCCGCGCGGCCCGCCACCGTCCGAACGCCTCCTGA
- a CDS encoding dipeptidase, translating to MEDAAHLARALELLAADPVVDGHNDLPWALREQVRYDIGRRDIATDQSAHLHTDIPRLRAGGVGAQFWSVYVRSDLAGDEAVSATLEQIDCVGQLLARYPDELARALTADDMESARAQGRIASLMGAEGGHSINNSLATLRALYALGVRYMTLTHNDSVAWADSATDEPRVGGLSPFGHEVVREMNRIGMLVDLSHVAATTMRAALATSVAPVIFSHSSARAVCDHPRNIPDDVLELLPTNGGIAMATFVPKFVLPEAVEWTRRADENMRAHGLHHLDTTEAGMKVQRAFEDANPRPMATPATVADHLDHMREVAGIDHIGIGGDYDGTAFTPAGLEDVAGYPNLIAELLRRSWSESDISKLTWHNAVRTLRDAESVAKDLQSRTQPSNATITQLDA from the coding sequence ATGGAAGACGCCGCTCACCTCGCCCGGGCGCTGGAACTGCTCGCCGCGGACCCCGTCGTGGACGGCCACAACGACCTCCCGTGGGCGCTGCGCGAGCAGGTCCGCTACGACATCGGCCGGCGCGACATCGCCACCGACCAGTCGGCGCACCTGCACACCGACATCCCGCGTCTGCGGGCGGGCGGGGTGGGGGCGCAGTTCTGGTCCGTGTACGTACGCTCCGACCTGGCCGGGGACGAAGCGGTCAGCGCGACGCTGGAGCAGATCGACTGCGTCGGGCAGCTGCTCGCCCGCTACCCGGACGAGCTGGCGCGCGCGCTCACGGCGGACGACATGGAGTCGGCGAGGGCGCAGGGCCGTATCGCCTCCCTCATGGGAGCCGAGGGCGGCCACTCCATCAACAACTCCCTGGCCACCTTGCGTGCGCTGTACGCGCTGGGCGTCCGCTACATGACGCTGACGCACAACGACAGCGTCGCGTGGGCCGACTCGGCAACGGACGAGCCGCGCGTCGGAGGCCTCTCGCCCTTCGGCCACGAGGTGGTCCGCGAGATGAACCGCATCGGCATGCTGGTCGACCTCTCGCACGTGGCGGCCACGACGATGCGGGCGGCACTGGCCACGTCGGTCGCCCCGGTGATCTTCTCCCACTCCTCCGCCAGGGCGGTCTGCGACCACCCCCGCAACATCCCGGACGACGTGCTGGAGCTCCTGCCCACGAACGGCGGCATCGCGATGGCGACCTTCGTGCCGAAGTTCGTACTGCCGGAGGCGGTGGAGTGGACGCGGCGCGCGGACGAGAACATGCGTGCGCACGGCCTGCACCACCTCGACACCACCGAGGCGGGCATGAAGGTCCAGCGCGCCTTCGAGGACGCGAACCCGCGCCCGATGGCGACGCCGGCGACGGTCGCCGACCACCTGGACCACATGCGCGAGGTCGCGGGCATCGACCACATCGGCATCGGCGGCGACTACGACGGGACGGCGTTCACCCCGGCCGGCCTGGAGGACGTGGCGGGCTACCCGAACCTGATCGCGGAACTGCTGCGCCGGTCCTGGTCGGAGTCCGACATATCCAAACTGACCTGGCACAACGCGGTACGCACCCTGCGCGACGCGGAGTCGGTGGCCAAGGATCTCCAGTCCCGCACCCAGCCGTCCAACGCCACCATCACCCAGCTGGACGCCTAG
- the purE gene encoding 5-(carboxyamino)imidazole ribonucleotide mutase has product MTTPSAAGPVVGIVMGSDSDWPVMEAAAKALDEFSIRYEVDVVSAHRMPREMIAYGEEADGRGLKVIIAGAGGAAHLPGMLASVTPLPVIGVPVPLKYLDGMDSLLSIVQMPAGVPVAAVSVAGARNAGLLAARILAAHDDELRSRMREFQQELNDQATEKGRRLRTKAMGMDSFGFGK; this is encoded by the coding sequence ATGACGACCCCCTCTGCAGCCGGACCCGTGGTCGGCATCGTGATGGGCTCCGACTCCGACTGGCCCGTCATGGAGGCGGCGGCCAAGGCGCTCGACGAGTTCTCGATCCGGTACGAGGTCGACGTCGTCTCGGCGCACCGGATGCCGCGCGAGATGATCGCGTACGGCGAAGAGGCCGACGGCCGCGGCCTCAAGGTGATCATCGCGGGCGCGGGCGGAGCGGCCCACCTCCCCGGCATGCTGGCCTCGGTGACGCCGCTTCCGGTCATCGGCGTCCCCGTACCCCTGAAGTACCTCGACGGCATGGACTCCCTCCTCTCCATCGTGCAGATGCCGGCGGGTGTCCCGGTCGCCGCGGTGTCGGTGGCGGGCGCGCGCAACGCGGGGCTGCTGGCGGCCCGTATTCTCGCCGCTCACGACGACGAACTGCGCTCCCGTATGCGGGAGTTCCAGCAGGAGCTGAACGATCAGGCGACGGAGAAGGGAAGGCGGCTGCGGACGAAGGCGATGGGCATGGACTCGTTCGGCTTCGGCAAGTGA
- a CDS encoding 5-(carboxyamino)imidazole ribonucleotide synthase → MVGGGQLARMTHEAGIPLGIRFKLLSDTPQDSAAQVVSDVVIGDYRDLDTLRDFARGCDVITFDHEHVPTEHLRALEADGIPVRPGPDALVHAQDKGVMRAKLMEIGAPCPRHRIVSDPADAAAFAAETGGFPVILKTVRGGYDGKGVWFVRSEKDAEEPFKAGVPVLAEEKVDFVRELAANIVRSPHGQAVSYPVVESRQVDGVCDTVIAPAPGLSDELSGQAQELALRIAGKLGVVGHLAVELFETTDGRILVNELAMRPHNSGHWTQDGAMTSQFANHVRAILDLPLGDPRPRAKWTVMANVLGGDYPDMYSAYLHCMARDPQLKIHMYGKDVKPGRKVGHVNTYGDDLDDALERARHAAGYLRGTITE, encoded by the coding sequence ATGGTCGGTGGCGGTCAGCTCGCCCGTATGACCCACGAGGCGGGCATCCCCCTCGGCATCAGATTCAAGCTCCTCAGTGACACCCCACAGGACTCGGCGGCCCAGGTCGTCAGCGATGTTGTCATAGGCGACTACCGCGATCTGGACACGCTGCGCGATTTCGCGCGCGGCTGCGACGTGATCACGTTCGATCACGAGCATGTCCCGACCGAGCACCTGCGGGCCCTGGAGGCGGACGGTATTCCCGTCCGGCCGGGGCCCGACGCGTTGGTGCACGCCCAGGACAAGGGCGTAATGCGAGCAAAGCTCATGGAGATCGGAGCGCCTTGCCCGCGTCACCGCATCGTGAGCGACCCGGCGGACGCGGCCGCGTTCGCCGCCGAGACCGGCGGCTTCCCGGTGATTTTGAAGACGGTCCGCGGCGGATACGACGGCAAGGGCGTCTGGTTCGTACGCAGCGAGAAGGACGCCGAGGAGCCCTTCAAGGCCGGCGTACCGGTCCTCGCGGAGGAGAAGGTCGACTTCGTACGGGAACTGGCGGCGAACATCGTCCGCTCCCCGCACGGCCAGGCCGTCTCCTACCCCGTCGTCGAATCCCGGCAGGTCGACGGCGTCTGCGACACCGTGATCGCCCCGGCGCCGGGCCTCAGTGACGAGCTCAGCGGCCAGGCGCAGGAGCTGGCGCTGCGCATCGCGGGGAAGCTGGGCGTCGTCGGCCACCTCGCCGTGGAGCTCTTCGAGACGACCGACGGCCGCATCCTCGTCAACGAGCTCGCGATGCGCCCGCACAACTCCGGGCACTGGACGCAGGACGGCGCCATGACGTCGCAGTTCGCCAACCACGTCCGGGCGATCCTCGATCTCCCCCTCGGCGACCCGCGCCCGCGCGCGAAGTGGACGGTCATGGCGAACGTCCTCGGCGGCGACTACCCCGACATGTACTCCGCGTATCTGCACTGCATGGCACGCGACCCGCAGCTCAAGATCCACATGTACGGCAAGGATGTGAAGCCCGGCCGCAAGGTCGGCCATGTCAACACCTACGGCGACGACCTCGACGACGCGCTGGAGCGCGCCCGTCATGCCGCCGGCTACCTGCGAGGAACGATCACAGAATGA
- a CDS encoding GtrA family protein, giving the protein MSRRDVGPFLRHMQRLAREFVKFGAVGGLGLAVDLGLFNLLVRHTDIPVVRAGILATIVAIGFNYLGFLYFTYRERDKSGRTRELTLFLAFSGIGLVIQSGVLYVATYGFGWDTPLQNNIFKSLGIGIATVFRFWSYRTWVFQKLPPARDAVGAADSFPDDPRDDPRDTPRTAEIDRVT; this is encoded by the coding sequence ATGAGTCGACGAGACGTCGGTCCCTTCCTACGGCACATGCAGCGGCTCGCACGCGAGTTCGTGAAGTTCGGTGCGGTGGGTGGTCTGGGGCTCGCCGTCGACCTCGGCCTCTTCAATCTCCTGGTCCGGCACACGGACATCCCCGTGGTGCGGGCGGGCATCCTGGCGACGATCGTCGCGATCGGCTTCAACTACCTCGGCTTCCTCTACTTCACGTACCGGGAGCGCGACAAGAGCGGGCGTACGAGAGAGCTCACGCTCTTCCTGGCGTTCAGCGGCATCGGACTGGTGATCCAGAGCGGAGTGCTGTACGTCGCCACGTACGGCTTCGGCTGGGACACCCCGCTCCAGAACAACATCTTCAAGTCCCTCGGCATCGGCATAGCCACGGTCTTCCGCTTCTGGTCCTACCGCACCTGGGTCTTCCAGAAGCTGCCGCCGGCGCGTGACGCCGTCGGGGCGGCGGATTCGTTCCCGGACGACCCGCGGGACGACCCGCGTGACACCCCCCGCACCGCCGAGATCGACCGCGTCACCTGA